The proteins below come from a single Psychrobacter sp. PL19 genomic window:
- the tkt gene encoding transketolase: MPAPISERKLANAIRVLSFDAVQKANSGHPGAPMGMADIAEVLWRKFLKHNPADPNWYNRDRFVLSNGHGSMLIYSLLHLSGYDVSVDDLKGFRQLHSKTPGHPELGYTPGIETTTGPLGQGIANAVGFAIAEKTLAAQFNRDGHNIVDHHTYAFLGDGCLMEGISHEVCSLAGTLSLGKLVLFYDDNGISIDGNVDGWFTDDTQARFEAYGWHVIKIDGHDTDAITAATAAAIKESIKPSLIICKTTIGAGSPNKQGLASSHGAPLGDDEIALTRDALSWKHAPFDLDDEIYQAWDGKPKGDVLQKNWDADFAAYKKAYPELAAELLRRLDGDLPADFDKQAQDYIQQTQEQGGDVASRKASQNAINTLQPLLPELMGGSADLAGSNLTLFKDAIGIQDDAAGNYIYYGVREFGMTAIANGIALHGGFIPYVATFLMFMEYARNAVRMGALMKQRIIHVYTHDSIGLGEDGPTHQPVEQLTSLRTTPNLRTWRPCDATESASAWVEAIKSENNPSALIFSRQSLPHQQRDSEQVANITKGGYVLAKEQGAGDKGLQAIIIATGSEVGLAMQAYKTLSENGVSVRVISMPCAEIFSEQDASYREAVLPANIRARVAVEAAHVDYWYKFAGLDGKVIGMTTYGESAPATDLYKEFGITTEAVVDAVNSLV; encoded by the coding sequence ATGCCTGCTCCAATTAGCGAACGTAAATTAGCCAATGCCATCCGCGTACTGTCGTTTGATGCGGTTCAAAAAGCCAATTCTGGTCACCCTGGCGCGCCGATGGGCATGGCCGATATTGCTGAAGTTTTGTGGCGCAAATTTTTAAAGCATAATCCTGCCGATCCTAACTGGTATAACCGCGACCGCTTTGTGTTATCGAACGGCCATGGTTCGATGCTTATTTATTCATTGCTACATTTATCAGGTTATGACGTTAGTGTTGATGACCTAAAAGGCTTCCGTCAACTGCATTCAAAGACTCCGGGCCATCCTGAGCTGGGTTATACCCCAGGTATTGAAACCACTACCGGTCCATTAGGCCAAGGTATTGCCAACGCTGTTGGTTTTGCTATCGCAGAAAAAACGCTAGCCGCACAGTTCAATCGTGATGGTCATAATATCGTTGATCATCATACTTATGCCTTCTTAGGTGATGGTTGTTTGATGGAAGGCATCAGTCACGAAGTTTGCTCACTTGCTGGCACCTTAAGTCTTGGTAAATTGGTACTTTTCTACGACGACAATGGCATCTCTATCGATGGTAATGTTGACGGCTGGTTCACTGATGACACGCAAGCACGTTTTGAAGCTTACGGCTGGCACGTTATAAAAATTGATGGTCATGATACCGATGCCATTACCGCAGCGACAGCAGCAGCGATCAAAGAGAGCATCAAACCTAGCCTCATTATTTGTAAAACCACTATTGGCGCGGGTAGCCCGAATAAACAAGGCTTAGCGTCTAGCCATGGTGCGCCATTGGGTGATGACGAAATCGCTTTAACCCGTGATGCCCTATCATGGAAACATGCGCCCTTTGATCTAGACGACGAAATCTATCAAGCATGGGACGGCAAGCCAAAAGGCGATGTACTGCAGAAGAACTGGGATGCGGATTTTGCAGCTTATAAAAAAGCTTATCCAGAGTTAGCAGCTGAGCTATTACGCCGTCTAGATGGTGATCTACCAGCTGACTTTGATAAGCAAGCGCAAGACTACATTCAGCAAACTCAAGAGCAAGGCGGTGATGTTGCCAGTCGTAAAGCCAGTCAAAACGCGATTAATACCTTACAGCCATTATTGCCAGAACTCATGGGCGGTTCAGCGGATTTAGCTGGCTCGAACTTAACGCTATTTAAAGACGCCATAGGTATTCAAGATGATGCCGCAGGCAACTATATCTATTATGGTGTGCGCGAATTTGGTATGACCGCAATTGCTAATGGTATCGCGCTACATGGTGGCTTTATCCCTTACGTAGCAACCTTCCTGATGTTTATGGAATACGCACGTAACGCCGTCCGTATGGGCGCATTGATGAAGCAGCGTATTATCCATGTCTACACTCATGACTCGATTGGTCTTGGTGAAGATGGTCCTACCCATCAGCCAGTTGAGCAATTGACTAGCCTACGTACCACGCCTAATCTACGTACATGGCGTCCGTGTGATGCGACAGAATCTGCTAGCGCTTGGGTTGAAGCCATCAAATCAGAAAATAATCCATCAGCATTGATCTTTAGTCGCCAGAGCTTGCCGCATCAGCAGCGTGATAGCGAACAGGTGGCAAACATCACTAAAGGCGGCTATGTATTAGCAAAAGAGCAGGGGGCTGGTGATAAAGGATTACAAGCTATCATTATTGCTACTGGCTCAGAAGTCGGTCTTGCCATGCAAGCGTATAAGACCTTAAGTGAAAATGGCGTTAGCGTTCGTGTAATCTCTATGCCATGTGCTGAAATATTCAGCGAGCAAGATGCCAGCTATCGTGAAGCGGTATTGCCAGCTAATATCCGCGCACGTGTCGCAGTAGAAGCGGCACATGTGGACTACTGGTACAAGTTCGCTGGCTTAGATGGCAAGGTAATAGGTATGACCACTTATGGCGAGTCAGCCCCTGCGACAGACTTGTATAAAGAGTTTGGTATTACCACTGAAGCGGTCGTTGATGCGGTGAATAGTTTGGTTTAA
- a CDS encoding YceI family protein, whose protein sequence is MNAPNTSLLKITLTACLLISVPVMGLASTNTPQKWKMDVPKTNVDFKVAYLGNGTIDGQFNKVNGSINYDMKNPTATTINFTVHTHSVDAGGNLRNALLRRKELLNIAQYPTMTFVSKKVNMINAKEANVTGDFTVLGQTKPLTVRVTLANMKNDPVTQKPILKFRATGMIDRFTYGVTAFPSIVGNMIPLDITGSLVAAN, encoded by the coding sequence ATGAATGCACCTAATACTTCTTTACTTAAAATAACCCTGACTGCCTGTTTGTTAATATCAGTACCGGTAATGGGTTTAGCCTCCACCAACACCCCGCAAAAGTGGAAGATGGATGTACCAAAAACCAACGTAGACTTTAAAGTGGCCTATTTAGGAAATGGCACTATTGACGGTCAGTTTAATAAAGTTAACGGTTCAATCAATTATGATATGAAGAATCCAACGGCTACTACGATAAATTTTACCGTGCATACCCATAGTGTCGATGCAGGGGGCAATCTACGGAATGCTTTGTTGCGCCGAAAAGAGCTACTTAACATTGCGCAATATCCTACTATGACCTTTGTATCAAAAAAAGTTAATATGATTAATGCTAAAGAAGCGAACGTAACGGGTGATTTTACCGTTTTGGGTCAAACCAAACCTTTAACCGTTAGAGTGACGCTAGCAAATATGAAAAATGATCCCGTGACTCAAAAACCTATTTTAAAGTTTCGGGCAACGGGCATGATTGATAGGTTTACTTATGGGGTAACGGCTTTTCCAAGCATCGTCGGCAATATGATACCCCTTGATATAACGGGTAGCCTCGTGGCTGCTAACTAA
- a CDS encoding DUF779 domain-containing protein: MKLEATESCKELIELLKSKHGELMFHLSGGCCDGSSPMCYPLGEFKVGGQDVLIGELAGCPFYMGKPQYNLWQHTDLTIDVVNGRGASFSLEIPEGKRFMVRSEVCAVESDTESAK, from the coding sequence ATGAAACTCGAAGCTACAGAATCCTGTAAGGAGCTAATCGAATTACTGAAATCTAAACATGGCGAGCTGATGTTTCATTTATCAGGCGGCTGCTGTGATGGCAGCTCTCCGATGTGTTATCCATTAGGTGAGTTTAAGGTGGGTGGTCAAGATGTGCTGATCGGTGAACTTGCTGGCTGTCCATTTTATATGGGTAAGCCGCAATATAACTTATGGCAACATACAGACTTAACCATCGATGTAGTCAACGGTCGCGGTGCGAGCTTTTCGCTAGAAATACCAGAAGGCAAACGCTTTATGGTGCGTTCAGAAGTGTGTGCGGTTGAAAGTGATACTGAATCTGCTAAATAA